One genomic window of Caballeronia sp. SBC1 includes the following:
- a CDS encoding MarR family winged helix-turn-helix transcriptional regulator produces the protein MKEAVRGLSKEDFAQLSEFRHQMRRFERFSEQAAQDEGITPLQYLLLLHIKGYPDRDWATVGELAERFQAHHHGIVALVSRCEALNLVKRKPSEIDRRQVEVHLLKPGEKILSRLAESHRAELKSLAGTFRIPQVDF, from the coding sequence ATGAAAGAAGCTGTTCGCGGGCTGAGCAAGGAGGACTTTGCGCAGCTGTCTGAGTTTCGTCACCAGATGCGGCGGTTCGAGCGGTTCTCCGAGCAGGCTGCTCAGGACGAAGGCATTACTCCGCTACAGTATTTGCTGTTGTTGCATATCAAGGGCTACCCGGACCGGGATTGGGCAACCGTCGGCGAACTAGCTGAACGGTTTCAGGCACATCACCACGGAATAGTTGCGCTCGTGTCGCGGTGCGAGGCGCTGAATCTGGTCAAGAGGAAGCCTAGCGAAATTGATCGCCGCCAGGTCGAAGTTCATTTGCTGAAACCCGGAGAGAAGATCCTCTCGCGGCTCGCCGAATCGCATCGGGCAGAACTGAAGTCGCTCGCGGGCACCTTTCGCATTCCGCAGGTCGATTTTTAG